The stretch of DNA aaatcatccttttgtccataaataaaattttttggacaattttgcccttaaacaaaaataaaaaatattaaaaaaataaaccacCCACCCCACCCTATCCCTTACCCCCACGGCCCTACCCCTCCCAcctaaaatagaaaaacaaaaaaagaaaccaaaagacacagaacaaaagaaaagagaaacagtgaggaagaagaaagaaaatgaaagaaagaagaaggaaacaaatctcATCCGGCAAATGAATCTTTGGAATCAGAAACTCATCCGGCAAGAACCCATCTTGCAGCATGTCATAGAACAGCCCCACAATTTCCTCCCAATCACACTCTCTCAAGCACGTACCAATCATAACAGACCAAGTGAACAAGTTTCTCTCACGCATTTCATCGAACACCTTATGTGGCTCCTCCAAAAACCCACATTTCGCATACCTGTTCACCAGCTTGGTCTCCACAAAAGGGTCCAAATTTGTCACAATTTCTATCCTAGCATGCAATTCCCTACCCACCCATATCCAATCCCTGTCAATGCAGGACTGTAGAATTTTAACGTACGTGATCAGTCTCACCTTGGAACCTTACCGAGTCAGTGAGTCAAGAATTGCTACAGCATCAGTTAAGGGACCATTGATGCATAGCTGGTTCAATTGGGGTTCAATTGATTTTGGGTGTGAGTTTTTTATGACAAAAACAAGGTTGGAACTTGCATGGAACCTTGTTTTTCTGTGAAACTCGAACTAGGTGGCACTGTAATGATATGAAGGGAGTGAAAGTGGAGGACTTGGTCTATTGGGTATGATAATAAGATTCCTCTCCATTGATCCTcacttctttgtttttttcttttctttttttaggaaTTCTGTTATGTAGTTGGGTTTTGCATAAGTGTGGGAAAGATGAGAAATGTGTGTTTGGTTATTGTGAATGAGGAATTCTGTTATGTAGTTGGGTTTTGCATAGTTGGGTTATTATGAATGAGaaaggaagagaagaggaaTCTGTGTTTGGttacctttttttaatttttgtttaagggtaaaattgtccaaaaaaatttatttatggaCAAAAAGACGATTTTATGACGTTTTGTAACGTTGGggataattttaataacaaaaaaaggtcgAGGACGAATTTTATTTTCACCCCAGACCTTAGGGACGAAAACAGTActtaaccttttttttattagatttaagGTGTTgataagaagaaagaagatttaaaggaaatttttttgcttaaattaaataaatataaaatttaaggaGATTTAAGGAGATTTTTTTTGCATATCTCAAGTACTGAGTCTATATTTTGTTTGTGCATGTATCTCGGGTACTGAGATCTCATTTAACTCTTCTGCCATAAATTGAGATCTCAGTACTCAAGATgtgttcaatttttaaaatcccTCTTAGTATTCGAGATGTGGCCAATTATGTATTTTTGTATATGtattttcataaattttatatttatttaatttaaataaaaaaatttagatttcagAGTATCTCTAAtacttatttttaattcaattttattttaaatctcaCAAAATATCACGTAGGTATCTAAGTATTTGTGACatcatatatcataaaatttaatttgagacTTAATGTAAGATTTATTATTCTAATGCTTGATCTcaacttaatttaaattttatatcacttttaattaattattttatttaatagatTATACAATTAACaacatttaattaattttttttaaaatgatatgGTCTGTTTTTATTTGATACTGATATcattttagatattatattcaatataaattttaattttaaatcaatttagtTACTATAATTATAACCCAAAAAGTATTCtattaaaattgttttaaatgaGATATGAGACATGTTAAATATCATCTTAAATgcaatttattttagaaattaggtaATAACGGTTATAAGAACATTTGTTAAGAATATTAATATAGTAAATTtgtattgaaaaattaaatatttggagttttaatgtatttattatatatttaatgagaaattaaatattttcaactaaaatatatgttgagtttaaataattataaattgtatattaaaaaaattcttacatcaaaattaaagttgattttcaaaatttttatgcatTCAGATGTAAAATCGAAACTTCCatcttttactctttttttaaactaatataGTATCATTCACATATTTGATATTTCCGAgtcttaatattttattatcattatgttGTAAGTTTGCTAAGTACGAggttttcaaattatatatgtGCAAGAAGATAGGTAACTTTCATGTAagaatctgaaatttttttaaaatgggaaaacaaaagtattcctaataatttatttcttttctttaaattttagaaaataattatctgattagtaaatattatcattttttatcaGTACTGACCAGTAATAATTTATACTCATATTTAAAAGaatcttatattaaaaaaatatataatttgcactcacattttttaagaattagagacaaaaattaataaaatttatttattaaaaataatttaatatttataccgactaaatattaactaaaattattaaaaatggtTGGTTAAAAAGagtttttgtaattaaatattaaggATTTCAATCTGGCCTTTAGGTATACAATCCAATGAATCcattttgaaaagtaaaataaaaaataaaaaataagaatttgagCTTTGTAAGAATCAAATATCATTCATTCATTACTGGTACTCACACCTTAATACACTTTAAAAACTCTCACATGGGGCAACTAAGTTCCAGCCCCCCCCTCTCTCTATCTCTGTGTGCTGTTTCTTTATTAATTCTCTCCACAAAGCTGGAGAGACACTTTATccaaggagaaaaaaaaataagaagcaGCAATTTCTTGTGCAtgcagaatattttttattaaaaacaaaattaatatatattttttttaatttttgaatttttgtaatGAGCATGAACGAACCCCACCACTTGCTGTATTGATTGGCAATTGTTTAAGGCAaatggaaaaacaaacaaacaatgaAAGCCATAATTTCTTTTTGGGAGTGGGAGGGTGTGTGAGGCAGAGTTTTGAGTAATCATGCCTaacttttccttcttcactagtTGTAATCAATTCTGGcctaaaccaaaccaaacccaCCTTCAAAATCATCCAATAAACATTCCCAAAACATCAAAATCCAATCTTGAAAGGCTCCTCCTCCTACTCATGAATCTtctcttctttgttgttttcctcttcttcaCTTATGGATTTTCTTCTGAGCCTGGTGTTGGTATTGGCTACCAACTAATGGTAGCAGTTCCTGTGATTTATGACAGTGATTTCAAAGGGAGAGGTTTTCTTGTGGAGACTAATCACACAACAACAAAACCAAACTTCAGAGTTGCATTGAGCATTGATCCATTTAATGGTAGATACACATGCTCATTGCAGGTTTTCCTTGGTGATGTTAAGGTTTGGGATTCTGGACACTACTCAAGGTTCTTTACCACTGAGAAATGCTTGCTGGAGATAACTATGGATGGTGATTTGATGCTCAAAGGTCCAAAAGAACATGTTGGGTGGAAGACTGGTACTTCTGGACAAGGTGTGAAGGTAATCTCTATCATCATAGTACAACACCAATCAATTCTGTTATTCTTATTCATGGTTTTAGATTGTGGTCGCAGCTACAATCATCAGCATTGCAGCTGTTTCAATAAGTTTTCCTACAATTTAGAAATCTGCGACCGCCATTTAAAACTATGATTATTATCAACATATTACATAGAATCTAGAATTcttgctttgattcactttgaAAGTGTAGTTATGAAAGTGGAACTATATCACAAATTTGAACATAAACCATTGATGTTACATTTACTATGTTACATTTGTCAATTTTACTATGCAGAGATAAAATATGATCAATTAAGCTGCAATGCATAGAGCCTAATGCTTGAACTGCTCCTTTGCTTCAATTTGAAAGAGTATGTGTGGAAGTAATAGTATATCACAAATTCAGAACACAAACATGACGTTGTAACTTCACTATGTGCTTAACTATGGCTATATTTCATGATTCTAATACATGATTTTAACTCAATTTTGAAGCAGAGGTTGGAGATACAGAAAACGGGTAATCTAGTGCTTGTGGATGCAATGAACAATATCAAATGGCAGAGTTTCAATTTTCCAACTGATGTTATGCTTGAAGGCCAGGTACTTGATGTCGCGACTCGCTTGACATCTTTCCAAAGCAACTCAAGCCTGTTCTACTCTTTCGAAATTGAGGAAAACAGGGTTGCCCTGTACTTAAATTCCGGTAATTTGAGGTATTCTTATTGGCATTTTCAGCCTTCCATGAACAGAAGTATTTCATATGTTAAGCTGATCTCAACAGGGTTGGCATTGTTCAATGTCAAATACAAGAAAATTGCAGAAATCCAATCGAATCGTATTCATCCGTTAAGTTTCTTAGCACTCAAGAATGATACAGGAAACTTCGGCCTATATTACTATTCGCCGGAGAAAGCAAATTTTCAGGCCTCTTTTCAAGCACTCAACAGCACATGTGATCTTCCTATAGCTTGCAGGCCTTATGGAATTTGCACATTCTCCAATTCCTGCTCATGTATTCAGATTCTCTCGAAGGACGACAACGAAATCAGTTCGGACTGCAGCAGTGCTGTTTCTGGCAGCTTTTGCGACGGAAAACAAGCCGAAATCATAGAGCTAGACAATGTGAGTAGTGTGCTAAAGGGTGTTCCTAAAATGATCAAAATAAGCAAAGAAGAATGTGGAAATTTGTGCTTAGAGGATTG from Arachis duranensis cultivar V14167 chromosome 4, aradu.V14167.gnm2.J7QH, whole genome shotgun sequence encodes:
- the LOC107485198 gene encoding PAN domain-containing protein At5g03700 isoform X2; protein product: MPNFSFFTSCNQFWPKPNQTHLQNHPINIPKTSKSNLERLLLLLMNLLFFVVFLFFTYGFSSEPGVGIGYQLMVAVPVIYDSDFKGRGFLVETNHTTTKPNFRVALSIDPFNGRYTCSLQVFLGDVKVWDSGHYSRFFTTEKCLLEITMDGDLMLKGPKEHVGWKTGTSGQGVKRLEIQKTGNLVLVDAMNNIKWQSFNFPTDVMLEGQVLDVATRLTSFQSNSSLFYSFEIEENRVALYLNSGLALFNVKYKKIAEIQSNRIHPLSFLALKNDTGNFGLYYYSPEKANFQASFQALNSTCDLPIACRPYGICTFSNSCSCIQILSKDDNEISSDCSSAVSGSFCDGKQAEIIELDNVSSVLKGVPKMIKISKEECGNLCLEDCKCASALYFRNASTNVEECYIYRLVLGLKQVDKGTGFSYMVKVPKGSGRNPEKHNNNNVKRWVLILVGVVDGVIILVIVGGFGYWLVKRRTHTFHSQATAS
- the LOC107485198 gene encoding G-type lectin S-receptor-like serine/threonine-protein kinase SD2-5 isoform X1, whose amino-acid sequence is MPNFSFFTSCNQFWPKPNQTHLQNHPINIPKTSKSNLERLLLLLMNLLFFVVFLFFTYGFSSEPGVGIGYQLMVAVPVIYDSDFKGRGFLVETNHTTTKPNFRVALSIDPFNGRYTCSLQVFLGDVKVWDSGHYSRFFTTEKCLLEITMDGDLMLKGPKEHVGWKTGTSGQGVKRLEIQKTGNLVLVDAMNNIKWQSFNFPTDVMLEGQVLDVATRLTSFQSNSSLFYSFEIEENRVALYLNSGNLRYSYWHFQPSMNRSISYVKLISTGLALFNVKYKKIAEIQSNRIHPLSFLALKNDTGNFGLYYYSPEKANFQASFQALNSTCDLPIACRPYGICTFSNSCSCIQILSKDDNEISSDCSSAVSGSFCDGKQAEIIELDNVSSVLKGVPKMIKISKEECGNLCLEDCKCASALYFRNASTNVEECYIYRLVLGLKQVDKGTGFSYMVKVPKGSGRNPEKHNNNNVKRWVLILVGVVDGVIILVIVGGFGYWLVKRRTHTFHSQATAS